A genome region from Cucumis sativus cultivar 9930 chromosome 4, Cucumber_9930_V3, whole genome shotgun sequence includes the following:
- the LOC101221887 gene encoding uncharacterized protein LOC101221887, translating into MVLSSPSLALTEKKQWWLSHKQMANRYVKDARCLIASGGENEVVSALNLLDAALVLAPRYEQALELKARSLLYLRRYKDVADMLQEYLPSMRSGGDESSGSENYSSQQFSREQAKLLVSSSSSSSSTCSISLSELQDHDSSFKCFFSVADLRRKIMAGLLCNCCDNESRWRYVVLGQASCHLGLLEDAMVLLQTGKRLATAASRRESTSRSDDGFSLNNFPILPTTTVESDTTTALLSHVKLLLRRRTAAIAALEAGLPSEAIRLFTKILDGRRPVPQTFLAQCFLHRSSAFRAAGRTADSIADCNRTLTLDPTCIQALETRAHLYESINYLADCLHDLEHLKLLYNSILRDRKLPGPVWKRHNVRYREIPGKLCALTARIQKLKQRVASGETCNVDYYGLIGLRRGCSRSELERAHLLLCLKHAPDKATGFLERCELGDDFDPDSVRDKAKMSALFLYRLLQKGYSSIMTSIMDEEAAEKQRKRTTAVIQMQQQQQSQEGGVDEMELKSEEIVGSNLNHNTSVYQGVFCRDLAVVGNLLSQVGFGRPIAVKYEALSC; encoded by the exons ATGGTGCTTTCATCTCCCTCTCTCGCCCTTACCGAGAAGAAGCAATGGTGGCTTTCTCATAAACAG ATGGCGAATAGGTATGTGAAAGATGCCAGGTGTTTGATTGCTTCTGGAGGGGAAAACGAAGTCGTTTCGGCTTTGAATCTTCTTGATGCGGCTCTTGTTCTTGCGCCGAGGTATGAACAGGCATTGGAACTTAAGGCTCGGTCGCTTCTTTATCTGCGCCGGTATAAGGATGTTGCTGATATGCTTCAGGAGTATTTACCGAGTATGAGAAGTGGGGGAGATGAGTCCTCGGGATCGGAAAACTACTCGTCCCAGCAATTTTCGAGAGAGCAAGCGAAACTTctggtttcttcttcttcgtcttcgtCCTCTACTTGTTCTATTTCGTTATCGGAGTTGCAGGATCATGACTCCTCGTTCAAGTGCTTCTTCTCCGTTGCGGATTTGAGGAGGAAGATCATGGCGGGATTGCTCTGTAATTGTTGCGACAACGAAAGTCGATGGAG GTACGTGGTATTGGGCCAAGCTTCCTGTCATTTGGGCCTCCTAGAGGATGCCATGGTTCTCCTTCAAACTGGGAAACGCCTCGCCACCGCCGCCTCACGACGGGAAAGCACTAGTCGGTCAGACGACGGCTTCTCACTCAACAATTTTCCAATCCTTCCAACAACCACCGTTGAATCCGACACCACTACTGCCCTTCTTAGCCACGTAAAGCTCCTTCTTCGTCGTCGCACTGCCGCCATTGCCGCCCTTGAGGCCGGCCTACCTTCCGAGGCCATCCGCCTCTTTACAAAGATTCTTGACGGTCGTCGCCCTGTTCCACAAACTTTCCTTGCCCAATGCTTCCTCCACCGCTCATCTGCTTTCCGCGCTGCCGGCCGCACTGCCGATTCTATCGCTGACTGCAATCGAACCCTCACCTTGGACCCCACCTGCATCCAAGCACTAGAAACTCGAGCCCATCTCTACGAATCCATCAATTACCTCGCAGATTGCCTTCACGACCTCGAACATTTAAAGCTCCTCTACAATTCGATATTAAGAGATCGAAAGCTTCCCGGTCCAGTATGGAAGCGTCATAATGTACGATACAGAGAAATCCCTGGGAAGCTTTGTGCGTTGACAGCGAGGATTCAGAAATTGAAACAAAGGGTTGCTTCAGGTGAAACTTGTAATGTGGATTACTATGGTTTGATCGGATTGCGACGTGGGTGTTCCAGATCTGAGCTAGAAAGAGCTCACTTATTGCTCTGTTTGAAGCATGCGCCCGATAAGGCAACTGGATTTCTAGAGAGATGCGAATTGGGAGATGATTTTGATCCGGATTCCGTTAGAGATAAAGCTAAAATGTCGGCATTGTTCTTGTATAGGTTACTGCAGAAAGGGTATTCAAGTATTATGACATCCATTATGGACGAAGAAGCGGCGGAGAAGCAGAGGAAGAGGACAACAGCGGTGATTCAAATGCAACAGCAACAACAAAGCCAGGAAGGTGGTGTTGATGAAATGGAATTAAAATCAGAGGAGATCGTTGGATCGAATTTGAATCATAATACATCGGTTTATCAAGGGGTATTTTGTCGAGATCTTGCAGTGGTGGGGAATTTACTGTCACAAGTTGGATTTGGGCGTCCGATTGCGGTGAAGTACGAGGCACTGAGCTGTTAG